One genomic segment of Candidatus Hydrogenedens sp. includes these proteins:
- the speB gene encoding agmatinase encodes MSRKVKFMNEKENFLALPIEHSHPDTAKVIILPVPFEKTSTFGKGSKRGPEAIINASHEVELYDTVLGFEPFQTCGGIATLTPLKTKGYSGEKLAKALETEVNYWLEQGKFVITIGGEHSSIVGAVYAYIKKYEPLTIIQLDAHSDLRSSYLNEKWNHACAMARILDRHDGKLIQIGIRSEAPEEPAIIKTLGKRVTTFHAHTIHKEGEKIFTKILSELSEYVYITFDCDAFDPSIIPSTGTPEPGGLSWEWVNHFFEILSRNKKIIGFDISELSPIPNLHYPQFTIAKMIYRLIGYTFSQAK; translated from the coding sequence ATGAGCCGAAAAGTAAAATTTATGAATGAGAAAGAAAATTTTCTGGCTTTGCCCATTGAACATTCTCATCCCGATACCGCAAAGGTTATTATTCTGCCTGTCCCTTTTGAAAAAACATCTACTTTTGGAAAAGGTTCAAAGAGAGGTCCTGAAGCAATAATTAATGCATCGCATGAGGTTGAATTATACGATACCGTTTTGGGTTTTGAACCGTTTCAGACCTGCGGAGGCATTGCAACCTTAACACCATTGAAGACAAAAGGATATTCAGGTGAAAAATTAGCGAAAGCACTGGAAACAGAAGTAAACTATTGGCTGGAACAAGGTAAGTTTGTTATTACCATAGGAGGTGAACATTCAAGTATCGTAGGTGCTGTATATGCTTATATTAAGAAGTATGAACCTCTTACAATAATTCAACTGGATGCCCACAGCGATTTGCGGAGTTCTTATCTGAATGAAAAATGGAACCATGCTTGTGCTATGGCGCGGATTTTGGACCGTCATGATGGAAAGTTAATTCAGATTGGTATTCGAAGCGAAGCACCGGAAGAACCTGCTATCATTAAAACATTAGGGAAACGGGTAACTACTTTCCATGCCCATACAATACACAAGGAAGGAGAAAAAATATTTACAAAGATTTTAAGTGAATTATCTGAGTATGTATATATAACTTTCGATTGCGATGCCTTTGATCCGAGTATTATTCCATCAACAGGGACACCCGAGCCGGGAGGTTTAAGCTGGGAATGGGTTAATCATTTCTTTGAGATACTTTCCCGTAACAAAAAAATTATAGGATTTGATATCAGTGAATTAAGTCCTATACCGAATTTACATTATCCACAATTTACAATTGCAAAAATGATATACCGCCTGATTGGATATACCTTTTCGCAGGCTAAATAA
- a CDS encoding deoxyhypusine synthase family protein encodes MNRELHDGRQDGLMPLKSLDLSKVSCFSDLIRAMRKTSFGGRTLGEAFEVLLKMFRDEDCTVVLTLSGAMTVAKQGMIICEMIDRGLVQAVIATGALIAHGVTESMGLTHYAINPDIDDKELFEKGYNRVYDTLEMEANLNDVCEVVGRVLDEVTPEDGVWCSHRFCRAVGQELERLNHGQGILRSAYQKNVPVYIPAFTDSEMGLDFSTWAMKKTIQKQQKKDKKWDPEELFQAVPNFNPFLDLQHYARLIGRSKRLGILTIGGGVPRNWAQQVGPYYDITSVRLDVEIPQPRFQYGVRICPEPVHWGGLSGCTYSEGVSWGKFVPIEEGGRYAEVLADATIVLPFLMKCVFEELDNAS; translated from the coding sequence ATGAACCGAGAATTACATGATGGGCGACAGGATGGATTAATGCCTCTGAAAAGTTTAGACCTTTCGAAAGTCTCTTGTTTCTCTGATTTGATAAGAGCCATGCGAAAAACTTCTTTTGGCGGGCGGACATTAGGAGAAGCGTTTGAGGTTTTGTTAAAAATGTTCCGTGATGAAGATTGCACGGTTGTGCTAACACTTTCCGGTGCTATGACCGTAGCAAAACAAGGAATGATTATTTGTGAGATGATAGACCGCGGTTTGGTTCAAGCCGTTATTGCAACCGGAGCCTTAATTGCCCATGGTGTTACGGAAAGTATGGGTCTTACTCATTATGCTATTAATCCAGATATTGACGATAAAGAACTGTTTGAAAAAGGCTATAATCGTGTTTATGATACATTGGAGATGGAAGCAAACCTTAATGATGTATGTGAGGTGGTTGGGCGTGTTCTTGATGAAGTTACACCGGAAGATGGTGTCTGGTGTTCCCATCGTTTTTGTCGTGCCGTCGGTCAGGAATTGGAACGATTAAACCACGGGCAGGGTATTTTAAGAAGTGCCTATCAAAAAAATGTACCTGTATATATTCCCGCATTTACAGACAGCGAAATGGGTCTGGACTTCTCCACCTGGGCAATGAAAAAAACTATCCAAAAGCAACAGAAAAAAGATAAGAAATGGGACCCCGAAGAGTTATTTCAGGCAGTTCCAAATTTCAATCCGTTTCTGGATTTACAGCATTATGCCCGCTTGATAGGCAGGTCAAAACGATTGGGTATTTTAACTATTGGAGGTGGCGTCCCTCGCAATTGGGCTCAGCAAGTCGGTCCTTATTATGATATAACATCCGTTCGTTTGGATGTAGAAATTCCGCAACCTCGTTTCCAATATGGCGTTCGTATTTGTCCAGAACCAGTGCATTGGGGTGGCTTATCCGGTTGCACTTATTCCGAAGGTGTCAGTTGGGGTAAGTTTGTGCCGATTGAAGAAGGGGGGAGATATGCAGAGGTTCTGGCGGATGCCACTATAGTCTTACCTTTCCTGATGAAATGTGTATTTGAAGAGTTAGATAATGCTTCTTAA
- the speD gene encoding adenosylmethionine decarboxylase, protein MHLIIDCRNVSRDLCLNDKLVLNAMARAAERAGATVISQIRYKFGSDSPPGFAALVMLDESHCSAHTYADLGLIAMDIFTCGKTDPRIVFRYIREELDLGDVTIRELPRFPVQEENPSAITKIESFVMAGQ, encoded by the coding sequence ATGCATCTTATTATCGATTGTCGGAATGTGTCGCGCGACCTATGCTTAAATGATAAGCTAGTGTTGAATGCGATGGCTCGTGCAGCAGAGAGAGCCGGCGCGACCGTAATTTCGCAAATTCGTTACAAGTTTGGCAGTGATTCACCCCCTGGATTTGCCGCCTTGGTTATGCTGGATGAAAGCCATTGCTCCGCTCATACCTATGCGGATTTGGGACTCATTGCAATGGATATTTTCACCTGCGGAAAAACAGACCCTCGCATCGTGTTCCGTTACATCCGTGAAGAATTAGATTTAGGTGATGTAACCATTCGCGAGTTGCCGAGATTTCCCGTTCAGGAAGAAAATCCCTCTGCAATTACTAAAATTGAGTCCTTCGTAATGGCAGGACAATAA